One segment of Paenibacillus sp. FSL R7-0337 DNA contains the following:
- a CDS encoding PadR family transcriptional regulator — translation MKVSKEMLKGSTGTMILTLLLDRPLYGYELIKELEQRSQGVFALKEGTLYPILHAMESERWVEAYWMEVDGRRRKYYRLLDEGKHKLQEKKAEWALFKGAMDTVLGEGSG, via the coding sequence ATGAAGGTCAGCAAAGAAATGCTGAAGGGGAGTACAGGTACGATGATCCTCACTCTGCTGCTGGACAGGCCGCTGTATGGGTACGAGCTGATTAAGGAGCTGGAGCAGCGCTCACAGGGGGTTTTTGCCCTGAAGGAGGGTACGCTCTACCCGATTCTTCATGCGATGGAGAGTGAACGCTGGGTGGAAGCGTATTGGATGGAGGTAGACGGACGCAGACGCAAGTATTACCGGCTACTGGATGAGGGCAAGCACAAGCTGCAGGAGAAGAAGGCGGAATGGGCGCTGTTCAAGGGTGCCATGGATACCGTTCTGGGGGAGGGCAGCGGATGA
- a CDS encoding FtsW/RodA/SpoVE family cell cycle protein, which translates to MMEQSKKDLERYLDTVCAQVRAKGMHKEIRDELSGHFTDLVTERLELGATDEEAQQYAIRQLGDPQAVGRELHQIHKPRIPWGLLAGVILLSAVSLLGMAAVEAGFTEDLIPNALMLRQSVFIILGLIAMTGMFFINFKQLQRASGFIYGGALLMIAASLWLGPEMMNGSRRYVSILGFPFDLIGCSPYLFVVALAGIWKRPNVQNTTGGRLRSWVELGLLLLPAAIYILIPSFAELVVYLVVALPLYIRITRRWVSVMVVAVSSVSGVALYVWSQLHWSDRNIDAFYFQDVVTGAGYINRIIHGTLTSAGWKGHGLEGAGNGLIYPYTDLFPVVLIQTFGWAGGLLLLVLTCWFVLKMVSCARAVSDTYGRMLIFALTLMLSIRLLYGLSILSGRMPLISIPFPFLSYGQHVFIEFAAAGLLMGIYWRKDMLPAGQAPSSL; encoded by the coding sequence ATGATGGAGCAAAGTAAGAAGGATCTGGAGCGTTATCTGGATACAGTGTGCGCACAAGTTAGGGCCAAAGGGATGCATAAAGAAATCCGGGACGAGCTAAGCGGACACTTCACAGACCTGGTGACGGAGCGGCTGGAGCTTGGTGCTACCGATGAAGAGGCTCAGCAGTATGCGATCAGGCAACTAGGTGATCCGCAGGCCGTAGGCAGAGAGCTGCACCAGATTCATAAACCGCGCATTCCCTGGGGGCTGCTGGCCGGTGTAATATTGTTGTCGGCGGTAAGTCTGCTGGGGATGGCAGCTGTGGAGGCGGGATTCACTGAGGATCTTATTCCTAATGCGCTAATGTTGCGTCAGTCTGTCTTTATCATCCTTGGTCTTATAGCTATGACCGGAATGTTCTTCATCAATTTCAAGCAATTGCAGCGGGCCTCAGGCTTTATCTATGGTGGAGCGTTACTAATGATTGCTGCCAGTCTGTGGCTCGGTCCTGAGATGATGAATGGCAGCAGGCGCTATGTTTCTATTCTGGGATTCCCATTTGATCTGATTGGTTGCAGTCCCTATCTCTTCGTTGTGGCGCTTGCAGGAATTTGGAAAAGACCAAATGTGCAGAATACTACGGGCGGACGACTGAGGAGTTGGGTGGAGTTGGGCTTGCTGCTGCTGCCTGCGGCCATTTATATTCTTATCCCTTCTTTTGCCGAGCTGGTTGTATATCTGGTTGTTGCATTACCATTATATATAAGGATTACCCGGCGTTGGGTAAGCGTTATGGTTGTTGCTGTAAGCAGTGTATCAGGCGTTGCCCTATATGTTTGGAGTCAACTGCATTGGAGTGACCGGAACATTGATGCCTTCTATTTCCAAGATGTAGTGACAGGTGCAGGCTATATTAATCGGATCATACATGGGACGCTTACCTCTGCCGGCTGGAAGGGTCATGGCTTGGAAGGAGCAGGGAACGGGTTGATTTATCCATATACGGATCTGTTTCCCGTGGTGCTGATTCAAACCTTCGGCTGGGCCGGGGGGCTACTGCTCCTTGTGTTAACCTGTTGGTTTGTGCTGAAAATGGTTTCCTGCGCCCGCGCGGTAAGCGACACTTACGGCCGGATGTTGATCTTTGCTTTGACGCTGATGCTCTCGATCCGCTTGCTGTATGGCTTGTCTATACTCAGTGGCAGAATGCCGCTGATCTCCATACCGTTTCCATTCCTGAGCTACGGCCAGCATGTCTTCATTGAATTCGCTGCTGCCGGGCTGCTGATGGGGATTTACTGGCGTAAAGATATGCTCCCGGCGGGTCAAGCTCCATCTTCACTATAG
- a CDS encoding M15 family metallopeptidase, whose protein sequence is MNKLRYTGTRLGLLLGSMIVSGAVLLGAMTTATAASVTPETPFTPSTVVKKNNLPGGFVYLDEIIPSAQYEIRYYSENNFTGTRVDGYKAPLAIFTKTAAAALKKVSEDLEQKGYILRIYDAYRPQQAVNHFVRWSQDASDLKMKPQYYPKLDKRNLFKLGFIAKKSGHSRGSTIDLTLAQKSTGKLVDMGSPYDFFGEISYYNTTLISSTQHESRKILKDAMTKQGFKPYAKEWWHFTLIKEPYPKQYFNFKVE, encoded by the coding sequence GTGAACAAGCTGCGATATACAGGTACAAGACTCGGATTACTGTTAGGTTCAATGATTGTAAGCGGGGCTGTGCTTCTGGGCGCCATGACAACGGCTACAGCGGCATCCGTGACTCCTGAGACACCGTTTACACCAAGTACAGTTGTGAAGAAAAATAATCTGCCCGGCGGTTTTGTCTATCTGGATGAGATTATTCCCTCGGCGCAATATGAGATCCGTTATTATAGTGAGAATAATTTTACCGGCACCAGAGTGGACGGATATAAGGCACCGCTCGCGATCTTCACGAAGACTGCCGCTGCTGCACTGAAGAAGGTTAGCGAAGATCTGGAGCAGAAGGGTTATATCCTGAGAATCTATGACGCGTACCGTCCGCAGCAAGCCGTCAATCACTTCGTGCGCTGGTCGCAGGATGCTTCCGATCTGAAGATGAAGCCACAGTATTATCCGAAGCTGGACAAGCGCAATCTGTTCAAGCTGGGCTTCATCGCCAAGAAATCGGGGCATTCCCGGGGCAGCACGATCGACTTGACCCTGGCCCAGAAGAGTACAGGCAAGCTGGTGGATATGGGCAGCCCTTATGATTTTTTCGGTGAAATCTCTTACTATAATACGACGCTCATCAGCAGCACCCAGCATGAGAGCCGCAAGATTCTGAAGGATGCGATGACGAAGCAGGGCTTCAAGCCGTACGCCAAGGAATGGTGGCATTTCACCCTGATTAAGGAACCTTATCCGAAGCAATATTTCAACTTCAAGGTGGAGTAG
- a CDS encoding stalk domain-containing protein, with protein sequence MFKRIVTVFLSVMLFAAGAGVLTSPNVSAAGSLRIIVNGQELQLGGGASAYTDGTDIMLPLRETAQALKYKVTFSGATGTFLLERFQESVQFRLSGKELVLDGKNKVPFTGGFELKQKKAYAPLSFFAAIGLVTSYNPETDQVDVYAPEVMAGAVAGLLVTGNYPALKERYYAKDAEPAVLPVLQQSWEGMNTPAGSYLGVKSTTSTQQDGVMMIVSVLSFTKAEAVLTLELGASGKLTKLTLTPVQAANEVLASPAQP encoded by the coding sequence TTGTTCAAAAGAATCGTAACCGTATTCCTTAGTGTAATGTTATTTGCAGCAGGAGCAGGTGTATTGACCAGTCCTAACGTTAGTGCCGCCGGAAGCTTGAGGATTATCGTGAACGGGCAGGAATTGCAGCTAGGCGGGGGGGCATCGGCCTATACCGACGGAACGGACATTATGCTCCCGCTGCGGGAGACGGCCCAAGCCCTCAAGTATAAGGTCACCTTCAGTGGTGCTACCGGGACGTTCCTGCTGGAACGGTTCCAGGAGAGCGTTCAGTTCAGACTCTCCGGTAAGGAGCTTGTGCTCGACGGCAAGAACAAAGTACCTTTTACAGGCGGCTTTGAATTAAAACAAAAAAAGGCGTACGCGCCGCTGTCTTTTTTTGCAGCAATCGGGTTAGTCACTTCCTATAATCCGGAAACAGACCAGGTTGACGTATACGCACCGGAGGTAATGGCTGGTGCCGTAGCGGGTCTGCTTGTAACCGGTAACTATCCGGCGCTGAAGGAGCGGTATTACGCCAAGGATGCAGAACCCGCTGTTCTTCCGGTGCTCCAGCAGAGCTGGGAAGGGATGAATACGCCGGCGGGCAGCTACCTCGGAGTGAAATCGACCACCAGCACACAGCAGGATGGAGTAATGATGATTGTGAGCGTATTGTCCTTCACCAAAGCGGAGGCCGTACTGACTCTGGAACTGGGCGCTTCAGGTAAGCTCACCAAGCTGACTCTAACGCCGGTTCAGGCAGCCAATGAAGTATTGGCCAGCCCGGCCCAACCCTAG
- a CDS encoding TetR/AcrR family transcriptional regulator gives MAKPDGKTDSTDKDTKQIILDATVDLIREGGFRCITLRSIAARAETNLALVNYYYGSKEKLFGDAVKQLMATFDDAFKVLEDTSLPPKERLKLFFTRYIVNLNRYPGMARQMLDQRHHIMGSHDEYAKYSKLMRIERILDALGEITGEQDRDKLMMMNLQIYGAIVFPVIMVSSFPKEREDLQEIFRLAPLEEQIDGLFELYFHKYN, from the coding sequence ATGGCCAAACCGGACGGTAAGACGGATTCAACGGACAAAGATACGAAGCAGATTATTCTGGATGCCACCGTGGACTTAATCCGTGAGGGGGGATTCCGCTGCATCACCCTGCGCAGTATTGCAGCGAGGGCAGAGACCAATCTGGCGCTGGTGAACTACTACTACGGCTCCAAGGAGAAGCTGTTCGGCGATGCGGTGAAGCAGCTTATGGCGACTTTTGACGATGCCTTTAAGGTCCTGGAGGATACATCTTTGCCGCCAAAAGAGCGCCTGAAGCTGTTCTTCACGCGGTACATTGTCAATCTCAACCGCTATCCCGGTATGGCCCGGCAGATGCTTGACCAGCGGCATCATATCATGGGCTCCCACGATGAATATGCGAAATATTCCAAGCTGATGCGGATTGAGCGGATTCTGGACGCACTTGGGGAGATTACCGGAGAACAGGACCGCGATAAGCTCATGATGATGAATTTGCAGATCTACGGGGCGATTGTCTTCCCGGTAATTATGGTGAGCAGTTTCCCGAAGGAGCGTGAGGATCTTCAGGAGATCTTCAGGCTGGCCCCGCTGGAGGAGCAGATTGACGGGTTGTTTGAGCTTTATTTTCACAAGTATAACTAA
- a CDS encoding DHA2 family efflux MFS transporter permease subunit yields MNPSSTAAAEAPFSLRAILPSLLAIIVGMIMVILDSTAVNVAVPNLVQYFDTDLKTVQWAITGYTLALAAVIPLAGYMTDRFGSKQVFLTTIAMFVFGSVLCSVAQTSGQLVLFRVIQGLGGGMVAPIGMAMVFRLAPAERRGSIMGMLGIPMLLAPALGPILSGWLVEYVSWHWIFLINLPIGIVGIILGLKYLPVTEKKGRAHLDILGIILAPLAFSMLAYGVNQGGGESWTSTGAIVGLSVGGAALIVFVIVELLQKHPLLELRVFRSSDFTRGIILSWVTQAALFGSMLFVPLYLQQIRNYTPLETGLILLPQALASGVGMPLGGRLFDKIGARPLVFVGLSIISTALFLLSGVTVDTSLPIIMLCLVMMGLGMGLSMMPVNTHVLNSAPREWVNRVTPLTAAAQQVVVSFAVAGMTGYLTSQITVHMDKMTAGSNPLAAAVQGFGDVFFLSGCIAVAGVVLSLILRRPKTAGAAPSPEEQQTDAAMMMGH; encoded by the coding sequence ATGAATCCAAGTAGCACCGCAGCAGCAGAGGCGCCGTTCTCTCTGAGAGCTATACTGCCATCCTTGCTGGCGATTATTGTCGGGATGATCATGGTTATTCTGGACAGCACCGCGGTCAATGTTGCCGTTCCGAATCTGGTGCAATATTTCGATACGGATCTGAAGACTGTTCAATGGGCGATCACCGGCTATACACTTGCGCTCGCTGCTGTAATTCCGTTGGCCGGCTATATGACGGACCGGTTCGGGTCCAAGCAGGTATTCCTAACGACCATTGCCATGTTCGTCTTTGGCTCTGTATTATGCTCTGTAGCTCAGACTTCGGGGCAGCTGGTTCTATTCCGCGTCATTCAAGGTCTTGGCGGCGGCATGGTCGCTCCAATCGGGATGGCGATGGTCTTCAGGCTCGCTCCGGCAGAGCGCAGAGGCTCTATCATGGGAATGCTCGGTATTCCAATGCTGCTGGCTCCGGCCCTGGGGCCGATTCTTTCGGGCTGGCTGGTGGAGTATGTAAGCTGGCACTGGATTTTCCTGATTAACCTGCCAATCGGTATTGTAGGTATTATTCTGGGCCTTAAATATTTGCCGGTGACCGAGAAAAAGGGAAGAGCTCACCTCGATATCCTCGGAATCATTCTGGCTCCGCTCGCCTTCTCGATGCTGGCTTATGGCGTCAATCAGGGCGGCGGGGAGAGCTGGACTTCAACCGGGGCTATCGTAGGCTTGTCGGTTGGCGGAGCCGCGTTGATCGTCTTTGTCATTGTTGAACTGCTGCAAAAGCATCCGCTGCTGGAGCTGCGCGTCTTCCGTTCCTCGGACTTCACGCGCGGGATTATTCTGTCCTGGGTCACACAGGCGGCATTGTTCGGCTCCATGCTGTTCGTTCCGCTGTATCTTCAGCAGATCCGCAATTACACGCCGCTCGAGACGGGTCTGATCCTGCTTCCCCAGGCGCTGGCTTCCGGAGTAGGGATGCCGCTGGGCGGCCGCTTGTTTGACAAAATCGGTGCACGTCCGCTGGTATTCGTAGGTCTCAGCATTATATCGACGGCCCTGTTCCTGCTCTCTGGAGTTACAGTAGACACCAGTCTTCCTATTATTATGCTGTGTCTGGTGATGATGGGCCTCGGTATGGGTCTGTCGATGATGCCGGTCAACACCCATGTTCTGAACTCTGCGCCGCGTGAATGGGTGAACCGGGTTACCCCGCTTACCGCCGCTGCCCAGCAGGTTGTGGTATCGTTCGCTGTTGCCGGTATGACCGGGTACCTGACCAGCCAGATTACCGTGCATATGGATAAAATGACCGCCGGAAGTAATCCGCTTGCCGCTGCCGTACAGGGCTTCGGGGATGTCTTCTTCCTCTCGGGCTGCATCGCCGTAGCCGGAGTGGTGCTCAGTCTGATTCTGCGCCGTCCAAAGACAGCAGGCGCTGCACCTTCTCCTGAAGAACAGCAGACGGATGCCGCCATGATGATGGGGCATTAA
- a CDS encoding DMT family transporter → MKPLKAELMLIVVTLFWGSSYLFMKLGLGTLGEFNLIALRFGLAFILAGLLFRKRLRSMDARTLKYGVLLGFLLLGVFTCITFGLKTTTTSNAGFLVALTVVFVPMLEVLVFRKKVAPPQIFGTVLAISGIGLLTLNGSLQVQPGDLLCILSAVFYAVQILVTGRAVKTCDSLNIGILQLGFAGGYALILSAIFETPSLPSTLPGWIAILALGIFCSACGFILQPVAQKYTTPTRTGLIFALEPVFAAFFGYLFVHEQLSLQGYTGAALVLLGILASELLGKLHMVPPARLLKKRRAHL, encoded by the coding sequence ATGAAGCCGCTTAAGGCCGAGCTAATGCTCATTGTAGTAACACTATTCTGGGGCTCCTCCTACCTGTTCATGAAGCTGGGATTGGGTACACTGGGAGAATTCAATCTGATCGCACTGCGCTTCGGGCTTGCGTTCATCCTGGCGGGGCTGCTCTTCCGCAAACGGCTGCGCAGTATGGATGCCCGAACCTTGAAATACGGAGTTTTGCTCGGCTTCCTGCTGCTTGGCGTATTCACCTGCATCACCTTCGGACTGAAGACCACTACGACCTCTAATGCCGGTTTCCTGGTCGCTCTGACCGTTGTGTTCGTTCCGATGCTGGAGGTTCTGGTCTTCCGCAAAAAAGTCGCGCCCCCGCAGATCTTCGGCACCGTGCTCGCCATCAGCGGCATCGGGCTGCTTACGCTGAACGGATCGCTGCAAGTCCAGCCCGGTGATCTCCTCTGTATTCTGTCCGCAGTATTCTATGCGGTGCAGATTCTAGTGACGGGCCGGGCGGTTAAGACCTGCGACTCGCTGAATATCGGCATTCTGCAGCTCGGCTTCGCCGGGGGCTATGCTCTGATTCTATCCGCTATCTTCGAGACGCCTTCGCTGCCGTCCACCCTTCCGGGCTGGATCGCTATTCTGGCTCTGGGGATCTTTTGCAGTGCCTGCGGGTTCATCCTGCAGCCGGTTGCCCAGAAGTACACTACACCGACCCGCACCGGTCTGATCTTCGCACTTGAGCCGGTATTCGCTGCCTTCTTCGGCTACTTGTTCGTGCACGAACAACTCTCGCTTCAGGGCTATACTGGTGCCGCTCTTGTCCTGTTGGGGATTCTGGCCTCCGAGCTGCTGGGCAAGCTGCATATGGTTCCTCCGGCTAGGCTGCTGAAGAAGCGGCGGGCGCACTTATAG
- a CDS encoding LysR family transcriptional regulator, which yields MSLIKYEVFLKVVELGSLTRAADALGFTQSGISHTLSSLEHEFGFPLLVRSRSGVKLTVNGEQVMQPIREILNWNEQLKQQVADIHGLETGTITIGTFTSVSVHWLPDIIKEFRREFPYIEFKLMEGGYLEIEQWIEAGVVDCGFLSLPTRERFEVIPLKQDRMLAILPLSHPLSKSPYMPLAQIAYEDFIIPKPGSDYDVQRVLEKAGIKPNIKFSAGDDYAIIAMVEKGLGISILPELVTRFQYERVAMLELEERSFRSLGIAVNSMKYASPATRRFLQHVQHWSSGQGVI from the coding sequence ATGAGTCTGATTAAGTACGAAGTGTTCCTGAAAGTGGTGGAGCTGGGCAGTCTAACGCGGGCCGCAGATGCGCTGGGCTTCACCCAATCCGGAATCAGCCACACGCTGAGCAGCCTGGAGCACGAGTTCGGCTTTCCGCTGCTGGTGCGCAGCCGGTCGGGGGTAAAGCTGACGGTGAACGGGGAGCAGGTGATGCAGCCGATCCGGGAGATTCTGAACTGGAATGAGCAGCTTAAGCAGCAGGTAGCGGATATTCATGGTCTGGAGACGGGGACGATTACCATAGGAACCTTCACGAGTGTCTCTGTCCATTGGCTGCCGGACATCATTAAGGAGTTCCGCCGGGAATTTCCTTACATAGAGTTCAAGCTGATGGAGGGCGGGTATCTGGAGATTGAGCAGTGGATCGAGGCTGGGGTGGTCGATTGCGGATTCCTATCATTGCCGACAAGGGAGCGGTTCGAAGTCATTCCGCTAAAGCAGGACCGGATGCTGGCGATTCTCCCGCTCAGCCATCCGCTGAGCAAGTCCCCTTATATGCCGCTGGCTCAGATCGCCTACGAGGACTTCATCATTCCGAAGCCCGGTTCGGACTATGACGTACAGCGGGTGCTGGAGAAGGCGGGCATCAAGCCGAACATCAAGTTCTCAGCCGGTGACGATTACGCCATTATTGCCATGGTGGAAAAAGGTCTGGGCATCAGCATCCTCCCGGAGCTGGTCACCAGGTTCCAGTATGAGCGTGTTGCCATGCTTGAGTTGGAGGAGCGGAGCTTTCGTTCCCTGGGCATCGCGGTCAACTCGATGAAATATGCTTCACCTGCCACGCGGCGGTTCTTACAGCATGTGCAGCACTGGTCGTCCGGCCAAGGCGTAATTTGA
- a CDS encoding M20 family metallopeptidase → MFIVSVEAEDLMSMAHQLQDKMVMYRHHLHAIPELDLSLPKTTAYVKEALESMGLKPTPIGESGLTVTIGGQHEGKVVLIRADMDALPIPEETELSYASLNGNMHACGHDMHTSMLLGAAEILKASEEQLRGTVKLMFQPGEETLHGAQMMLENGILDNPKVDAAMMLHVLTGMPLPIGQFVVPEEGGAISASSDWFEIIIRGRGSHGAMPEAAVDPLNVAAHLHLALQGILSREISPIEHAVLTIGVMEGGTTNNVIPDTARLKGSVRTFNTALRDKMETRIREITAGIGETFQAKMEVIYTRGCPEVRTDGGLNEQMRASIANTFGDGSYIGITELIPGGKLMGSEDFAFVSQAVPSTTVFLNAGNMQDGYSYPVHHPKTMFSDEVLHRGAAAYAAFARDWLESNR, encoded by the coding sequence ATGTTCATTGTGAGTGTAGAAGCTGAAGACTTAATGAGTATGGCTCATCAGCTGCAGGACAAAATGGTCATGTACAGGCATCATCTTCATGCGATTCCTGAGCTTGATCTAAGTTTGCCTAAGACAACTGCATACGTAAAAGAGGCATTGGAGTCGATGGGTCTTAAGCCCACTCCCATAGGAGAATCAGGGTTAACAGTTACCATTGGCGGACAGCATGAAGGGAAGGTGGTTCTGATCCGTGCGGATATGGACGCTTTGCCCATTCCAGAGGAAACGGAGCTCTCTTACGCGTCGTTGAATGGAAATATGCATGCCTGTGGGCATGACATGCACACTTCCATGCTGCTGGGGGCGGCGGAGATTCTGAAGGCGAGCGAAGAGCAGCTTCGCGGGACAGTTAAGCTTATGTTCCAGCCGGGTGAAGAGACGCTGCACGGAGCACAGATGATGCTGGAGAATGGGATTCTGGACAATCCCAAGGTGGATGCAGCCATGATGCTCCATGTGTTGACCGGAATGCCGCTTCCTATCGGACAATTTGTTGTGCCTGAGGAAGGGGGAGCGATCTCTGCTTCTTCGGATTGGTTCGAAATCATCATCCGCGGAAGGGGCTCACATGGAGCGATGCCCGAGGCCGCAGTGGACCCCTTAAATGTGGCTGCTCATCTTCATCTGGCGCTGCAGGGTATCCTCAGCCGGGAAATATCGCCGATTGAACATGCAGTGCTTACCATCGGCGTGATGGAAGGCGGCACTACGAACAACGTGATTCCCGATACGGCCAGATTGAAAGGCAGTGTGCGCACATTTAACACCGCATTGCGGGATAAAATGGAGACCCGTATCCGTGAAATTACCGCAGGGATCGGAGAAACTTTTCAGGCAAAGATGGAAGTGATTTATACACGTGGTTGTCCTGAAGTGAGAACGGATGGCGGGCTTAATGAGCAAATGAGGGCTTCGATTGCAAATACCTTCGGCGATGGCTCCTATATTGGTATAACTGAGCTGATACCCGGCGGTAAATTAATGGGCTCGGAAGATTTCGCCTTTGTCTCACAGGCAGTGCCAAGTACCACGGTGTTTCTTAACGCAGGCAATATGCAAGATGGTTATAGTTATCCTGTACACCATCCAAAGACGATGTTCTCGGATGAGGTGCTTCATAGAGGGGCTGCGGCTTACGCAGCTTTTGCCAGAGACTGGCTTGAAAGTAACAGATAA
- a CDS encoding enoyl-CoA hydratase/isomerase family protein, with product MTERRMIGPTKFEEYSEKYKEFLLMTRRDGIIEVRLHTDGGSYTHNWEAHTAWSHAWSDIGRDPENEVMIITGTGDKWLIGDPEVWNTKFMDWPKQKKLEQYHESLRLLENLIFCIDIPTIGAVNGPGTHCELATLCDITICTEDADFFDPHYLGGTPPGDGMLLTLQNMIGFKKAAYYAYTGKNINGQTALDLGIVSEVLPREKLLPRAWELAEMIMQAPRSTRHLSHSIISRPWKQALVADQGFQLAHQMYDMAIDEEGALERLKKMQGRLMGNDVQ from the coding sequence ATGACAGAGAGACGTATGATTGGACCCACCAAATTCGAAGAGTACTCGGAGAAATACAAGGAATTCCTGTTAATGACCCGCCGTGACGGAATCATTGAAGTGCGTCTGCACACCGATGGAGGCTCGTACACGCACAATTGGGAAGCTCATACCGCCTGGTCTCATGCCTGGTCAGATATTGGCCGTGACCCTGAGAACGAAGTCATGATTATTACGGGAACTGGGGATAAATGGTTGATCGGCGACCCAGAGGTCTGGAATACGAAATTCATGGACTGGCCGAAGCAAAAGAAGCTCGAACAGTATCATGAATCACTGAGACTGCTTGAAAATCTGATCTTCTGCATCGACATTCCGACGATCGGGGCGGTCAACGGGCCGGGAACGCACTGTGAACTCGCAACACTCTGTGATATTACCATTTGTACGGAAGACGCTGACTTTTTCGATCCGCATTATCTGGGAGGCACGCCTCCAGGAGATGGAATGCTGCTGACACTGCAGAACATGATCGGTTTCAAAAAAGCTGCCTACTACGCCTACACCGGCAAGAATATCAATGGTCAGACCGCCTTGGACCTGGGTATCGTCAGTGAAGTTCTGCCCCGTGAAAAGCTTCTTCCGCGCGCATGGGAGCTTGCGGAGATGATCATGCAGGCACCGCGTTCAACGAGACATCTGTCTCACTCCATCATCTCCCGTCCATGGAAGCAGGCCCTGGTCGCCGATCAAGGATTCCAGCTGGCCCACCAGATGTACGACATGGCCATAGATGAAGAAGGAGCGCTGGAGCGGCTGAAGAAAATGCAAGGACGCCTGATGGGCAACGATGTTCAATAG
- a CDS encoding enoyl-CoA hydratase/isomerase family protein, giving the protein MTGPTRLEEYSEKYKDLFLMTRRDGILEVRLHTHGGPLQFDWPVQAAYGQIWSDIGRDPENEVMILTGTGELWQTGNPEVWTTKFMDWPNRRKLEMYHESLRMIENMVHCLDIPTIGAINGTGAHWQLGTLCDITLCTEATAFFDAHYLGGVPPGDGIVLALQRIVGTKKAAYYAYTGLNINAQEALDLGMVSEVLPHDQLLPRAWQLAEMIMQAPRSTRHLTHSIVSHPWKQAFAEDQGLQLTHQLVDMAMDEEGIHERLMKLKERFQSNDN; this is encoded by the coding sequence ATGACTGGACCTACTAGACTCGAAGAATACTCTGAGAAGTACAAGGACTTATTCCTCATGACCCGCCGTGACGGTATTCTCGAAGTGCGGTTGCACACTCACGGGGGACCTTTACAATTCGACTGGCCGGTCCAAGCCGCATATGGTCAGATATGGTCAGATATTGGCCGTGATCCTGAGAATGAAGTCATGATTCTCACAGGGACAGGAGAGTTGTGGCAGACCGGCAATCCTGAAGTCTGGACCACCAAATTCATGGATTGGCCGAATCGCCGGAAGCTAGAGATGTATCATGAATCACTTAGAATGATTGAAAATATGGTTCATTGCCTGGACATCCCCACGATTGGGGCGATCAATGGCACAGGCGCACACTGGCAATTGGGAACGCTTTGTGATATTACCCTTTGTACGGAAGCCACAGCGTTCTTCGATGCCCATTATCTGGGCGGTGTACCGCCCGGAGATGGAATCGTTCTGGCACTTCAAAGGATTGTGGGAACCAAGAAAGCGGCATACTATGCATACACGGGCTTGAACATTAATGCTCAAGAGGCATTAGATCTCGGTATGGTTAGCGAGGTGCTGCCTCATGATCAACTTCTTCCACGGGCATGGCAGCTGGCAGAAATGATCATGCAGGCACCCCGCTCTACGAGACATCTTACTCATTCGATTGTGTCACACCCGTGGAAACAAGCTTTTGCAGAGGATCAGGGTCTTCAGCTTACCCACCAATTGGTTGACATGGCTATGGATGAAGAGGGGATTCATGAGCGGTTGATGAAGCTTAAGGAACGTTTTCAGAGTAATGACAACTGA